One genomic window of Augochlora pura isolate Apur16 chromosome 5, APUR_v2.2.1, whole genome shotgun sequence includes the following:
- the LOC144470414 gene encoding uncharacterized protein LOC144470414 isoform X2, translated as MVDIILCWICWLFWVGLPTLTAYPISSSIQTDLTYIHTTSGWERYWVQYMIAVLSITAAAFTLVGCLCCRRPRRPKGFQEFKDGNNVGPESALEHTIEGLELDVPRMLTIADRVQFEPLPVDHIISGSKNSSKLKPLPLSTSFFEERDSDPNTLPEHCHDWFDAQELSVPREKLKYLRELGHGWFGKVVEGRADLEECKRISKNGGVVVRILTEEATTKEKAWFLGEATPYLKLQHQNILTLLGLCLETDPYLLIFESCPVGDLKRFLLSNYDLKSQNALIKENIPIRMALDIAAGLKHMHDYGFVHTDLSARNCLVASDLSAKLGDYGIGVEKYPEDYYVVGDRALPIRWSAPESIECTDTTIETREITPQANMWSYGIFLWEIATWGSKPYNDKSDEQVIQMLLSLRADSLPNGTQILQTYLEGCASNIVQAIQLCLESKPQKRSTLDEAKQILLNEYTDYLDFDQRWESLRVNKIKHIRSASLQDLRGSIDSDYWTTIVDDTPRQSSFRLGPCEPVKNVPNVKNIVVHHESSSETEEESWKRQIEQEVYTEKVKEKSKSVTDLMVLVHIDLDSDAEVSMGTQVSDKCVKKKLPASGSDSDIRHSVHTDEFDEALRKLRDPLPNNTSHKVKMLDTSDRPKLLTLTMDQGQTPILRLSLDDDESIRENSTTPIANANVEIRSDKHVLRLLSKGNPDLPLLRFVPDVASSCEMLQENIESQYNDVPKHDNNDNSYFSNNFSVNYEELENQIVDVELWNHALDSALKKKVPGFLYEGEFNQYTESASKQESNDAPELIVTAIPTVNTPQCRTNYSTYNASDEFSNVDDIDMEQQCIPNDEEEERKQLSTPDDEQSSDSGFRDKESCEEEENVCSSSVPASSVNDSTINTSTCTEEQQLQILFELDAILDAEYYATLQGPEKVTESLSLVKCTGDKMLQVNDEESDSLKTVDTIVEIEICGAENVNPTENDILKSVSEGQEKVEAEILHEHEEHVEVRNSNNINITSPMKSAIQNYRVVDLETHSVSTDIQCTNEVEEIEKLDIEDEIEKFDIEDEIEKSDTENEIENESKNKNKIESKNEDTNKFENEIENRSETENETEDRSETENETEDRSETENKKEAENKYQNQNTNINDEEEDSSTMSLRSDNSYVSFGMEEEFVTAIRNELREKLPCAQMSVVEPLEMHDDDDNPSLSTDIESKQWDDDDDNDNEEMSNQGSGGVGISIRYNIYGTPLSPIQEERESTLTSESLMSNSRDTSITSREPAVSDDVLLVDTRTNKMVLLEGLGERLHDDERDTTNGDLSEEENLDYNCSVVRSRDERSHIMIGSGVAPLPSPEEESKWQQLPSPFPLPLPLPVEDGLMSTSFGTEHGWGSQDEDEEEEEEEEDDEDEDEDNSSSSGEFVWKRYNEPHVEQVQTRGMLASNSEGSAVDIEDEMDAEEEEEDEGEEEEEEEFTPSAWNATLAPHRSALRSPDKTLKSGDQKKSVWFKKQRYHCVYEYPKETLATDTQGETSTTWEPTSYADWEEMLDEPRLDLYPLDYDDGNHTGNEEFFVSSSNRPFQFQTSDSKYVSQFFPGASTSANEETDEVDGGHRGVQQDRMELMNDYGHGQQHQLGELRHTRDRLKLNLSTNGTPSFVVKQLKEDDIEQLEEKDKVMETAENINCTQNQYILSNSSNHDLLPMVPLRDIRQERSLDPASSKSVQCDSQRNVEPTDKCSVLIDD; from the exons ATGgtggatattatattatgttggaTATGTTGGCTGTTTTGGGTGGGACTACCGACACTTACAGCTTATCCTATATCATCTTCGATACAAACAG ATCTTACATATATCCATACTACATCAGGATGGGAACGATATTGGGTTCAATATATGATTGCTGTTTTAAGTATAACTGCTGCAGCATTTACTTTAGTTGGATGTCTTTGTTGTCGAAGACCTAGAAGACCGAAAGGATTCCAG gaaTTCAAAGATGGAAACAACGTTGGACCAGAGTCTGCACTTGAGCACACTATCGAAGGATTAGAATTAGATGTTCCCCGTATGTTAACTATTGCAGATAGAGTTCAGTTTGAACCTCTGCCTGTAGATCATATTATATCTGGatctaaaaattcttcgaaacttAAACCATTACCACTGTCGACATCATTTTTTGAAGAACGCGATTCTGACCCTAATACTTTACCAGAACACTGTCACGATTGGTTCGATGCACAAGAGTTATCTGTACCTAGAGAGAAGCTAAAATATTTGAGAGAGTTAGGTCATGGTTGGTTCGGAAAAGTTGTAGAAGGTCGTGCAGACTTGGAAGAATGTAAAAGGATATCAAAGAATGGAGGTGTAGTTGTAAGGATTCTCACAGAAGAAGCTACCACAAAAGAGAAGGCCTGGTTTCTTGGTGAAGCAACGCCATATTTAAAGCTACAAcatcaaaatattttgacTTTGTTAGGTCTTTGTCTAGAAACCGACccgtatttattaatatttgaatcatGTCCAGTAGGTGATCTTAAACGGtttctattatcaaattatgatttaaaatCTCAGAATGcacttattaaagaaaatattccaattcGAATGGCACTAGATATCGCAGCTGGTTTGAAACATATGCACGATTATGGGTTCGTGCATACAGATTTATCTGCAAGAAATTGTTTAGTAGCATCGGATTTATCAGCAAAATTAGGAGATTATGGGATTGGTGTAGAAAAATATCCTGAAGATTATTACGTAGTAGGAGATCGAGCATTACCTATAAGATGGTCAGCACCAGAAAGCATTGAATGTACAGATACTACTATTGAAACAAGAGAGATTACACCTCAAGCAAATATGTGGAGTTATGGTATTTTTCTTTGGGAAATTGCTACTTGGGGAAGCAAGCCATACAATGATAAAAGTGATGAGCAAGTTATTCAAATGCTGTTATCTTTAAGAGCTGATTCTTTGCCAAATGGTACACAAATATTACAGACCTACTTAGAAGGTTGTGCATCAAATATAGTTCAAGCAATTCAGTTATGTTTGGAGTCAAAACCACAAAAAAGATCAACTTTGGATGAAGCTAAGCAAATTCTTTTGAACGAGTACACAGATTACTTAGACTTTGATCAAAGATGGGAAAGTTTacgagtaaataaaattaaacacatTCGTAGTGCTAGCTTACAAGATCTTAGAGGTAGTATTGATTCAGACTACTGGACTACGATCGTTGATGACACACCACGGCAATCTTCGTTTCGTCTTGGACCATGCGAACCAGTAAAGAATGTaccaaatgttaaaaatatagttgTTCACCATGAATCTAGTTCTGAAACTGAAGAAGAAAGTTGGAAAAGGCAAATTGAACAAGAAGTTTATACAGAAAAGGTGAAAGAAAAATCTAAATCTGTCACCGATCTAATGGTACTTGTTCATATTGATCTTGATTCTGATGCAGAAGTGTCAATGGGAACTCAAGTGtcagataaatgtgttaagaAAAAATTGCCAGCAAGTGGCAGCGATAGCGACATTAGGCATAGTGTTCATACGGATGAATTTGATGAAGCATTAAGAAAGTTACGAGATCCTTTGCCAAATAATACTTCTCATAAAGTCAAAATGTTAGACACTTCGGATAGGCCTAAACTACTGACATTAACAATGGATCAGGGTCAAACTCCAATTTTAAGATTATCATTAGATGATGATGAATCCATCAGAGAAAACAGTACTACACCTATTGCAAATGCGAATGTGGAAATTCGTAGTGATAAACATGTATTAAGACTTCTATCAAAAGGAAATCCAGATTTACCCCTTCTTCGTTTTGTACCTGATGTTGCATCTTCTTGTGAAATGTTACAGGAAAACATTGAATCTCAATATAACGACGTACCCAAACACGATAACAACGATAATAGTTActtctctaataatttttctgttaattatgaaGAACTTGAAAATCAAATAGTTGATGTTGAACTATGGAATCATGCATTGGATTCTGCTTTAAAGAAGAAAGTTCCTGGTTTTCTGTATGAAGGTGAATTCAATCAATATACAGAGTCTGCCTCTAAACAAGAAAGTAACGATGCACCGGAATTGATTGTAACTGCTATACCTACAGTAAATACACCGCAATGTCGAACGAACTATTCTACATATAATGCGAGTGATGAATTTTCGAATGTCGATGATATTGACATGGAACAACAATGTATACCTAATGACgaagaagaggaaagaaaGCAATTATCTACTCCAGATGATGAACAAAGTTCTGATTCTGGTTTCAGAGATAAAGAATCttgcgaagaagaagaaaatgtttgCTCATCCTCGGTTCCTGCATCTTCTGTTAATGATTCTACTATAAACACATCAACATGTACAGAAGAGCAACaattacagattttatttgaattagaCGCAATACTCGATGCCGAATATTATGCAACATTACAAGGTCCTGAAAAAGTAACAGAAAGCTTGTCTCTTGTTAAGTGCACAGGTGACAAAATGCTTCAGGTAAATGATGAGGAATCTGATTCCTTGAAAACTGTAGATACGATAgtcgaaatagaaatttgcgGTGCTGAAAATGTTAATCCAACAGAAAATGATATCTTAAAATCAGTTTCAGAAGGTCAGGAAAAAGTAGAAGCAGAAATTTTACATGAACATGAAGAACATGTAGAAgtaagaaattcaaataatattaacattacttCTCCAATGAAAAGTGCAATCCAGAACTACAGAGTTGTAGACTTAGAAACTCATTCTGTATCGACGGATATACAATGTACGAATGAAGTGGAAGAAATCGAGAAACTTGACATTGaagatgaaattgaaaaatttgacaTTGAAGATGAAATCGAAAAATCTGAcactgaaaatgaaattgaaaacgaaagtaaaaataaaaataaaattgaaagtaaaaatgaagatacaaataaatttgagaacgaaattgaaaatagaagtGAAACTGAAAACGAAACTGAAGATAGAAGTGAAACTGAAAACGAAACTGAAGATAGAAgtgaaactgaaaataaaaaggaagctgaaaacaaatatcaaaatcaaaatacaaatataaatgatgaagAGGAAGATAGTTCTACAATGAGTTTACGTAGCGATAATTCTTATGTATCATTTGGTATGGAAGAAGAGTTTGTGACAGCAATTCGAAATGAACTAAGAGAAAAATTGCCTTGTGCTCAAATGTCTGTTGTAGAGCCTTTAGAGATGCACGATGACGATGATAATCCTTCTCTATCTACTGATATAGAAAGTAAACAATgggatgatgatgatgacaaTGATAATGAAGAGATGTCAAATCAGGGTAGTGGAGGAGTGGGTATCTCAATAAG GTATAACATATATGGCACTCCACTAAGTCCAATCCAAGAGGAACGAGAAAGTACTCTTACATCAGAGTCCCTAATGTCAAACTCTAGAGATACATCAATCACTTCAAGAGAACCGGCTGTATCAGATGATGTATTGTTAGTTGATACTCGGACAAACAAAATGGTTTTATTAGAAGGTTTAGGAGAGAGATTACACGACGATGAACGAGATACTACCAATGGAGATCTATctgaagaagaaaatttagaCTATAATTGTTCGGTAGTACGTTCTCGCGATGAAAGATCACATATTATGATTGGCAGCGGAGTGGCCCCTTTGCCTAGTCCTGAAGAAGAATCTAAATGGCAACAATTACCTTCACCTTTTCCACTTCCTTTGCCTTTACCAGTAGAGGACGGATTAATGTCGACAAGTTTTGGAACTGAACACGGGTGGGGCAGCCAagatgaagatgaagaagaagaagaagaggaagaagatgATGAAGATGAGGATGAAGATAACAGTTCTAGTTCCGGTGAATTTGTTTGGAAG AGGTACAATGAACCACATGTTGAACAAGTTCAAACTCGAGGCATGTTGGCAAGTAACAGTGAAGGGTCAGCTGTTGATATCGAAGATGAGATGGATgcagaagaagaggaagaagacgaaggggaagaggaggaggaagaagaatttACACCCTCAGCTTGGAACGCAACGTTAGCTCCGCATCGTTCCGCATTAAGATCTCCAGACAAAACATTAAAATCTGGC GATCAAAAGAAGAGTGTTTGGTTCAAGAAGCAACGCTATCACTGCGTATACGAATATCCGAAGGAAACATTAGCTACCGATACTCAAGGAGAAACATCTACCACCTGGGAGCCTACTTCATATGCTG ATTGGGAGGAAATGCTAGATGAACCACGATTAGATCTGTATCCGTTGGATTATGATGATGGTAACCATACTG GAAATGAGGAATTTTTTGTGAGCAGTTCAAATCGtccatttcaatttcaaactAGTGACAGTAAATATGTAAGTCAATTCTTTCCTGGTGCTTCTACATCAGCTAACGAAGAAACAGATGAAGTAGACGGTGGTCATCGAGGAGTACAGCAGGATAGAATGGAATTGATGAATGATTACGGCCACGGTCAGCAACATCAGTTAGGAGAACTCAGACACACTAGAGAtcgtttgaaattaaatttgtctaCGAACGGTACACCGTCTTTTGTTGTTAAACAGTTAAAGGAGGATGATATTGAACAATTAGAAGAGAAGGATAAGGTCATGGAAACagcagaaaatataaactgtACTCAGAATCAATACATCCTATCGAACTCCTCGAACCATGATCTTTTACCAATGGTGCCTCTCCGTGATATTCGACAAGAGAGAAGTCTTGATCCAGCTTCTTCAAAAAGTGTCCAATGTGATAGCCAGAGAAATGTTGAACCCACCGACAAGTGCAGTGTTTTAATCGACGACTAA
- the LOC144470414 gene encoding uncharacterized protein LOC144470414 isoform X1 — translation MVDIILCWICWLFWVGLPTLTAYPISSSIQTDLTYIHTTSGWERYWVQYMIAVLSITAAAFTLVGCLCCRRPRRPKGFQDTAEKYKQEFKDGNNVGPESALEHTIEGLELDVPRMLTIADRVQFEPLPVDHIISGSKNSSKLKPLPLSTSFFEERDSDPNTLPEHCHDWFDAQELSVPREKLKYLRELGHGWFGKVVEGRADLEECKRISKNGGVVVRILTEEATTKEKAWFLGEATPYLKLQHQNILTLLGLCLETDPYLLIFESCPVGDLKRFLLSNYDLKSQNALIKENIPIRMALDIAAGLKHMHDYGFVHTDLSARNCLVASDLSAKLGDYGIGVEKYPEDYYVVGDRALPIRWSAPESIECTDTTIETREITPQANMWSYGIFLWEIATWGSKPYNDKSDEQVIQMLLSLRADSLPNGTQILQTYLEGCASNIVQAIQLCLESKPQKRSTLDEAKQILLNEYTDYLDFDQRWESLRVNKIKHIRSASLQDLRGSIDSDYWTTIVDDTPRQSSFRLGPCEPVKNVPNVKNIVVHHESSSETEEESWKRQIEQEVYTEKVKEKSKSVTDLMVLVHIDLDSDAEVSMGTQVSDKCVKKKLPASGSDSDIRHSVHTDEFDEALRKLRDPLPNNTSHKVKMLDTSDRPKLLTLTMDQGQTPILRLSLDDDESIRENSTTPIANANVEIRSDKHVLRLLSKGNPDLPLLRFVPDVASSCEMLQENIESQYNDVPKHDNNDNSYFSNNFSVNYEELENQIVDVELWNHALDSALKKKVPGFLYEGEFNQYTESASKQESNDAPELIVTAIPTVNTPQCRTNYSTYNASDEFSNVDDIDMEQQCIPNDEEEERKQLSTPDDEQSSDSGFRDKESCEEEENVCSSSVPASSVNDSTINTSTCTEEQQLQILFELDAILDAEYYATLQGPEKVTESLSLVKCTGDKMLQVNDEESDSLKTVDTIVEIEICGAENVNPTENDILKSVSEGQEKVEAEILHEHEEHVEVRNSNNINITSPMKSAIQNYRVVDLETHSVSTDIQCTNEVEEIEKLDIEDEIEKFDIEDEIEKSDTENEIENESKNKNKIESKNEDTNKFENEIENRSETENETEDRSETENETEDRSETENKKEAENKYQNQNTNINDEEEDSSTMSLRSDNSYVSFGMEEEFVTAIRNELREKLPCAQMSVVEPLEMHDDDDNPSLSTDIESKQWDDDDDNDNEEMSNQGSGGVGISIRYNIYGTPLSPIQEERESTLTSESLMSNSRDTSITSREPAVSDDVLLVDTRTNKMVLLEGLGERLHDDERDTTNGDLSEEENLDYNCSVVRSRDERSHIMIGSGVAPLPSPEEESKWQQLPSPFPLPLPLPVEDGLMSTSFGTEHGWGSQDEDEEEEEEEEDDEDEDEDNSSSSGEFVWKRYNEPHVEQVQTRGMLASNSEGSAVDIEDEMDAEEEEEDEGEEEEEEEFTPSAWNATLAPHRSALRSPDKTLKSGDQKKSVWFKKQRYHCVYEYPKETLATDTQGETSTTWEPTSYADWEEMLDEPRLDLYPLDYDDGNHTGNEEFFVSSSNRPFQFQTSDSKYVSQFFPGASTSANEETDEVDGGHRGVQQDRMELMNDYGHGQQHQLGELRHTRDRLKLNLSTNGTPSFVVKQLKEDDIEQLEEKDKVMETAENINCTQNQYILSNSSNHDLLPMVPLRDIRQERSLDPASSKSVQCDSQRNVEPTDKCSVLIDD, via the exons ATGgtggatattatattatgttggaTATGTTGGCTGTTTTGGGTGGGACTACCGACACTTACAGCTTATCCTATATCATCTTCGATACAAACAG ATCTTACATATATCCATACTACATCAGGATGGGAACGATATTGGGTTCAATATATGATTGCTGTTTTAAGTATAACTGCTGCAGCATTTACTTTAGTTGGATGTCTTTGTTGTCGAAGACCTAGAAGACCGAAAGGATTCCAG GATACAGCAGAAAAGTACAAGCAG gaaTTCAAAGATGGAAACAACGTTGGACCAGAGTCTGCACTTGAGCACACTATCGAAGGATTAGAATTAGATGTTCCCCGTATGTTAACTATTGCAGATAGAGTTCAGTTTGAACCTCTGCCTGTAGATCATATTATATCTGGatctaaaaattcttcgaaacttAAACCATTACCACTGTCGACATCATTTTTTGAAGAACGCGATTCTGACCCTAATACTTTACCAGAACACTGTCACGATTGGTTCGATGCACAAGAGTTATCTGTACCTAGAGAGAAGCTAAAATATTTGAGAGAGTTAGGTCATGGTTGGTTCGGAAAAGTTGTAGAAGGTCGTGCAGACTTGGAAGAATGTAAAAGGATATCAAAGAATGGAGGTGTAGTTGTAAGGATTCTCACAGAAGAAGCTACCACAAAAGAGAAGGCCTGGTTTCTTGGTGAAGCAACGCCATATTTAAAGCTACAAcatcaaaatattttgacTTTGTTAGGTCTTTGTCTAGAAACCGACccgtatttattaatatttgaatcatGTCCAGTAGGTGATCTTAAACGGtttctattatcaaattatgatttaaaatCTCAGAATGcacttattaaagaaaatattccaattcGAATGGCACTAGATATCGCAGCTGGTTTGAAACATATGCACGATTATGGGTTCGTGCATACAGATTTATCTGCAAGAAATTGTTTAGTAGCATCGGATTTATCAGCAAAATTAGGAGATTATGGGATTGGTGTAGAAAAATATCCTGAAGATTATTACGTAGTAGGAGATCGAGCATTACCTATAAGATGGTCAGCACCAGAAAGCATTGAATGTACAGATACTACTATTGAAACAAGAGAGATTACACCTCAAGCAAATATGTGGAGTTATGGTATTTTTCTTTGGGAAATTGCTACTTGGGGAAGCAAGCCATACAATGATAAAAGTGATGAGCAAGTTATTCAAATGCTGTTATCTTTAAGAGCTGATTCTTTGCCAAATGGTACACAAATATTACAGACCTACTTAGAAGGTTGTGCATCAAATATAGTTCAAGCAATTCAGTTATGTTTGGAGTCAAAACCACAAAAAAGATCAACTTTGGATGAAGCTAAGCAAATTCTTTTGAACGAGTACACAGATTACTTAGACTTTGATCAAAGATGGGAAAGTTTacgagtaaataaaattaaacacatTCGTAGTGCTAGCTTACAAGATCTTAGAGGTAGTATTGATTCAGACTACTGGACTACGATCGTTGATGACACACCACGGCAATCTTCGTTTCGTCTTGGACCATGCGAACCAGTAAAGAATGTaccaaatgttaaaaatatagttgTTCACCATGAATCTAGTTCTGAAACTGAAGAAGAAAGTTGGAAAAGGCAAATTGAACAAGAAGTTTATACAGAAAAGGTGAAAGAAAAATCTAAATCTGTCACCGATCTAATGGTACTTGTTCATATTGATCTTGATTCTGATGCAGAAGTGTCAATGGGAACTCAAGTGtcagataaatgtgttaagaAAAAATTGCCAGCAAGTGGCAGCGATAGCGACATTAGGCATAGTGTTCATACGGATGAATTTGATGAAGCATTAAGAAAGTTACGAGATCCTTTGCCAAATAATACTTCTCATAAAGTCAAAATGTTAGACACTTCGGATAGGCCTAAACTACTGACATTAACAATGGATCAGGGTCAAACTCCAATTTTAAGATTATCATTAGATGATGATGAATCCATCAGAGAAAACAGTACTACACCTATTGCAAATGCGAATGTGGAAATTCGTAGTGATAAACATGTATTAAGACTTCTATCAAAAGGAAATCCAGATTTACCCCTTCTTCGTTTTGTACCTGATGTTGCATCTTCTTGTGAAATGTTACAGGAAAACATTGAATCTCAATATAACGACGTACCCAAACACGATAACAACGATAATAGTTActtctctaataatttttctgttaattatgaaGAACTTGAAAATCAAATAGTTGATGTTGAACTATGGAATCATGCATTGGATTCTGCTTTAAAGAAGAAAGTTCCTGGTTTTCTGTATGAAGGTGAATTCAATCAATATACAGAGTCTGCCTCTAAACAAGAAAGTAACGATGCACCGGAATTGATTGTAACTGCTATACCTACAGTAAATACACCGCAATGTCGAACGAACTATTCTACATATAATGCGAGTGATGAATTTTCGAATGTCGATGATATTGACATGGAACAACAATGTATACCTAATGACgaagaagaggaaagaaaGCAATTATCTACTCCAGATGATGAACAAAGTTCTGATTCTGGTTTCAGAGATAAAGAATCttgcgaagaagaagaaaatgtttgCTCATCCTCGGTTCCTGCATCTTCTGTTAATGATTCTACTATAAACACATCAACATGTACAGAAGAGCAACaattacagattttatttgaattagaCGCAATACTCGATGCCGAATATTATGCAACATTACAAGGTCCTGAAAAAGTAACAGAAAGCTTGTCTCTTGTTAAGTGCACAGGTGACAAAATGCTTCAGGTAAATGATGAGGAATCTGATTCCTTGAAAACTGTAGATACGATAgtcgaaatagaaatttgcgGTGCTGAAAATGTTAATCCAACAGAAAATGATATCTTAAAATCAGTTTCAGAAGGTCAGGAAAAAGTAGAAGCAGAAATTTTACATGAACATGAAGAACATGTAGAAgtaagaaattcaaataatattaacattacttCTCCAATGAAAAGTGCAATCCAGAACTACAGAGTTGTAGACTTAGAAACTCATTCTGTATCGACGGATATACAATGTACGAATGAAGTGGAAGAAATCGAGAAACTTGACATTGaagatgaaattgaaaaatttgacaTTGAAGATGAAATCGAAAAATCTGAcactgaaaatgaaattgaaaacgaaagtaaaaataaaaataaaattgaaagtaaaaatgaagatacaaataaatttgagaacgaaattgaaaatagaagtGAAACTGAAAACGAAACTGAAGATAGAAGTGAAACTGAAAACGAAACTGAAGATAGAAgtgaaactgaaaataaaaaggaagctgaaaacaaatatcaaaatcaaaatacaaatataaatgatgaagAGGAAGATAGTTCTACAATGAGTTTACGTAGCGATAATTCTTATGTATCATTTGGTATGGAAGAAGAGTTTGTGACAGCAATTCGAAATGAACTAAGAGAAAAATTGCCTTGTGCTCAAATGTCTGTTGTAGAGCCTTTAGAGATGCACGATGACGATGATAATCCTTCTCTATCTACTGATATAGAAAGTAAACAATgggatgatgatgatgacaaTGATAATGAAGAGATGTCAAATCAGGGTAGTGGAGGAGTGGGTATCTCAATAAG GTATAACATATATGGCACTCCACTAAGTCCAATCCAAGAGGAACGAGAAAGTACTCTTACATCAGAGTCCCTAATGTCAAACTCTAGAGATACATCAATCACTTCAAGAGAACCGGCTGTATCAGATGATGTATTGTTAGTTGATACTCGGACAAACAAAATGGTTTTATTAGAAGGTTTAGGAGAGAGATTACACGACGATGAACGAGATACTACCAATGGAGATCTATctgaagaagaaaatttagaCTATAATTGTTCGGTAGTACGTTCTCGCGATGAAAGATCACATATTATGATTGGCAGCGGAGTGGCCCCTTTGCCTAGTCCTGAAGAAGAATCTAAATGGCAACAATTACCTTCACCTTTTCCACTTCCTTTGCCTTTACCAGTAGAGGACGGATTAATGTCGACAAGTTTTGGAACTGAACACGGGTGGGGCAGCCAagatgaagatgaagaagaagaagaagaggaagaagatgATGAAGATGAGGATGAAGATAACAGTTCTAGTTCCGGTGAATTTGTTTGGAAG AGGTACAATGAACCACATGTTGAACAAGTTCAAACTCGAGGCATGTTGGCAAGTAACAGTGAAGGGTCAGCTGTTGATATCGAAGATGAGATGGATgcagaagaagaggaagaagacgaaggggaagaggaggaggaagaagaatttACACCCTCAGCTTGGAACGCAACGTTAGCTCCGCATCGTTCCGCATTAAGATCTCCAGACAAAACATTAAAATCTGGC GATCAAAAGAAGAGTGTTTGGTTCAAGAAGCAACGCTATCACTGCGTATACGAATATCCGAAGGAAACATTAGCTACCGATACTCAAGGAGAAACATCTACCACCTGGGAGCCTACTTCATATGCTG ATTGGGAGGAAATGCTAGATGAACCACGATTAGATCTGTATCCGTTGGATTATGATGATGGTAACCATACTG GAAATGAGGAATTTTTTGTGAGCAGTTCAAATCGtccatttcaatttcaaactAGTGACAGTAAATATGTAAGTCAATTCTTTCCTGGTGCTTCTACATCAGCTAACGAAGAAACAGATGAAGTAGACGGTGGTCATCGAGGAGTACAGCAGGATAGAATGGAATTGATGAATGATTACGGCCACGGTCAGCAACATCAGTTAGGAGAACTCAGACACACTAGAGAtcgtttgaaattaaatttgtctaCGAACGGTACACCGTCTTTTGTTGTTAAACAGTTAAAGGAGGATGATATTGAACAATTAGAAGAGAAGGATAAGGTCATGGAAACagcagaaaatataaactgtACTCAGAATCAATACATCCTATCGAACTCCTCGAACCATGATCTTTTACCAATGGTGCCTCTCCGTGATATTCGACAAGAGAGAAGTCTTGATCCAGCTTCTTCAAAAAGTGTCCAATGTGATAGCCAGAGAAATGTTGAACCCACCGACAAGTGCAGTGTTTTAATCGACGACTAA